ATGCATATTCATGCACATACATATCCCTGTGCACAGGGCCAATGAGATgggcgggggggaagccggtacaaattaccggggcccagctTCCAtggttccccccccgcccccccccgccctcgtcggccctgtttagccagtctgcccttgctgcggggcccgaaaaaattttttcaccggggcctgaACCTGCTCTCAGGCACTAGTAATACACACATTTATACTAGCACACAGACAcccctgtgcacacacacttacacacccCACCTTCTGTAAATAGTAATGTGTACAAACCCCTTGACATACACACCTCTCTGCACAAACTCACCCATATGCCTCTGCACACATGAACACCCTATCACTCGTGTGCGCGCATACACACAGACACCtggctccagggccggctttaggccaattccaccaattccgctgaatcgggccccgcgcttaagagggcccgcgcccagtggcagggttgcccagaggggggggggggggggcaagtggcagagaatcccttccctggctagaggcacctttttaatttttactcacccggcggcactccaggtctttggcagcgggtccttcactcgctccgggtctttggcggcacgtccttcagtgccgccgaagacccggagtgagtgaaggacccgccaccaaagactaggagcgcggcccggtgagtacaagccccacgtgttttttttaacgtggtttttttttttttttttaagtcatccctgtcggggccccgttgAAACTGttcaaatcgggccccgcacttcctaaagccggccctgcctggctccACTGAGAGGAAATATCCCAGAAACGTGCAAGTGCACCCTATAATGATGCCAATGACATCATGATCACCTGATCCTGACATCCCCAGGACACATGTCTAGAGCTCATTGTCCTTGTACTTGCAAAACCCAAGCATGGCGATCGCTTGCCATGTAGTGAGGAAACAGCATTCGCTTTGAACCCCAGGGCAGCTGAATGAAAGGCAACCTCCCCACACACCACAAACCTAACCAGCCACTCCCTCCATACCTGACAAGAGTCCTTGCCCCCTTCTACGTAGCCAGCACAGAACATGTTCGTGGTGATGCGACCAGGGTAGGCGGCATGGCAGGCAGAGTCAGAGAGGATGGGCACATTCAGACACTGTAGGGCATCCGGGTACTGaactggggaggagagagaatgggGATTGAATGCCACAGACTATTCAATGGCAGGGAAGCACCCGTCAGATTCCCCATCACCCAtgccggtgtaaatcaggagtaaccccattGGAGTTGGTGTAAGTCAGGATTATTGCTGATGACCCCTCCCCCTTGCAGATGCTCCCTGAGCTGAAGTTGTCTCCACTGTATCTTACCCCCAGATGTGAGAAGGTTCCCCCAGCCAGAGACCAGGCACTCTGTCCCTGGCACAGGGCAGCTGCTGGAGATGGGGATTGGCTGCACGTAGGCACCGAACCGGGCCGGCTGGGCTAGCTTCACCAGCATGATGTCATGATTCATGGTGCGTTGGCTGTACTGGGGGAACTGGATGGCTTTGGCCACTTGGATATGCTGCTCAGTGCCCTCGTCTGCACTGGTGTCATGCTCCCCGAGATGAGCCACCAGGGTACTGGGCCTGCAGGGAACAGCCATCGagtcatagaaatgcagggatctcgagaagtcatcacatccagcctcctgcactgaggcaagaccaagtaaccCTAAACCAGCCCTGATTTGTGTTTGTTCAGCCCGTTCTTCAACCTTCCATTGACGGGGACTCCACGCCCTCCCTTGGAGCCTGTTCCGGTGCCTAACTACCCCGAGAGCTAGACGGTTTTCATAATATCTAAGATAAATCTGCCTTGCTGCTGATTAcacccattgctgcttgtcctaccttcagtggacagggaGAACTGATCCCTGGCTTCTTTATAACAGTTGTTttagcctctcctcagaagtcaggttttctaaacctttgatcatttttgttgctgtcctctggactctctccagcttGTCCACATCTTTGCTAAAGTGCAGCACCCAGCTTTggacccacttcatcagctgagGCCTCCCCGGTTCCAAGTCAAATGGCCCATGACCTCCTTTGTCTGACatgcaacactcctgctaatgcacccttgaattatattagcctttttggcaactgcATCACAGTGTTTCCCATGGTTCAGTTGCTTGGGACCATGGTAAGACTTAAGGCCCCCACATAACAC
Above is a window of Chrysemys picta bellii isolate R12L10 chromosome 20, ASM1138683v2, whole genome shotgun sequence DNA encoding:
- the LOC101935241 gene encoding trypsin-like produces the protein MEIVLFALLLSATAASQLEDDDKIIGGYECSPHSQPWQVYFTYGSGYRWCGGSLINEWWIVSAAHCYKKPSTLVAHLGEHDTSADEGTEQHIQVAKAIQFPQYSQRTMNHDIMLVKLAQPARFGAYVQPIPISSSCPVPGTECLVSGWGNLLTSGVQYPDALQCLNVPILSDSACHAAYPGRITTNMFCAGYVEGGKDSCQGDSGGPVVYNGELTGVVSWGIGCAQKNYPGVYTTVCNYVSWIAEVIANN